The nucleotide window CCCGATGCGCGCAATTCGTCCGGTACGCTCGGTTCGCCCGGTACGCCGGTTAGCCTAGCGCCGTGCGGCCATGGCCTGCAAGCGGGCGATGCGTTCCTCCATGGGAGGGTGGGTGCTGAACAGGCTGGCCATGCTGGCCCCGCTGAACGGGTTCACGATGAACATGTGCGCGGTGGCCTGGCTGCCGTGCTGCATGGGCACCTTTTGCGACCACGCCTGCAACTTGGCCAGGGCACCGGCCAGGTACAGCGGGTTGCCCGCGAGCCTCGCGCCCGTCTCGTCGGCCAGATACTCGCGCGAGCGGGAAATGGCGAACTGGATCAGCGAGGCGGCGATGGGCGCCACGATGGCCATCATGATGGCCACCAGCGGGCTGGTGCCACCCTCTTCGTCGTCGCTGCGGCCAAAGCCGAAGATGGCCGCCCACTGCATCATGTTGGCGACGGACACGATGACCGAGGCGAGCACCCCGGCCACGGTCTGCACCAGGATGTCGCGGTTGGCGATGTGTCCGATCTCGTGGGCCAGCACGCCCTTCAGCTCTTCTGGCGAGAGGATGCGCATGATGCCGTGGGTTACCGCCACCACGCCGTGGGCCGGGTCGCGCCCCGTGGCGAAGGCGTTGGGGGCGTCTTCGGGTATGACGCACACGCGCGGCTTGGGAATGCCCGCGCGGGCGGCAAGTTCCTCTACCATGGTGTGCAGCATGGGGGCGTCCTGGGGGGCAACCTCCTGCGCGCCGTACATGGAAAGGACGATCTTGTCGGAATACCAATAGCTGCCGACGTTCATCACCAGGGCCAGGATCAGTGCGATCATGATGCCCGTCTTGCCGCCCATGGCCCCGCCAAGGACGATGATGATGCCCGAAAGAAGGGCAAGCAGCATGGCGGTCTTGATCTGACTGGTCACGGTCTGTGCTCCTTGCGTAGGGTATGCGCGGGATGGACCGCGCGGTTGGTTGTCGGGCGGATGGGCCGTGCGCGGGCCGGAGGCCGCCACGCCTGAACGGGCCGGGCCGCATGGCCGCGCGGCGCGTCTTTCCGTCTGCCCGCCTGCGCAACTATGTAATATCGCAGCGGGAGATGACAAGGGGGGTGACGCCGCAATGCTGAGGCAGCGGGCCGTGACGGAAGAGGGGGGCGCTTTTGTCGGCGGCAGGGTGGGGCACGGCCTTGTCGGCGTGCTGCGTAACCCCATCGACCCATTGCGGAAGGGGATACGCAGCGCGAAGGTGCGGCAACGGATGTGGCGCATGCGCATCCCGGCACCGCCAAATTCCTTTCGGACGGGGCGCCGGGATGCGTCGCGGATGGTGCGACGCGTGTGTGCGCAACGCAAAAACAGGGGAGGCTCCGGGAAGCCGTGGTCCCCCTAGTGGGTGATCATGCCTGCCCGCAGCATCATGTGGAAGCGGCGGGCCATGGACTGCGGCAGGGGCGAATCCCACATGCCCAATGCCTGCGCAATACCCCAGGCCGCCAGCAGCACCAGCACGCACCCGGCGGCAATGGACCAGGCGGGCAGGCGGCGTTTGCCGGGCAGGCTTACCGACAGGCAGCCGTCCACGGGGCAGGCGCTAATGCATTCCGTGCAGCCCACGCATTCGCCGGAAGATAACCGCTCCAGCCGTTGCACGGGCAGGGCGGCGGGGCAGGCGCGCGAGCAGCGCCCGCAGTCCACGCAGGCTGCCGGGTCGCGCCGCAGCGCCACCGGGGAAAGGCGCGCCAGCAACGACAGCAGCGCGCCGTACGGACACAGCACCCGGCACCAGAAATAGGGCAGCAGCAGCGAACCCACGCCCAGCACGGCGAACACGATCAGCGCGGTGTTGCTGGGCGCCAGAAAGAACTGGAGCATCCGGGTATCGGCCACGAAGTTGTAGGGCGAAAGCAGGAAGCCCTCTATGGATTCCACGTCCATGGACACCACGGATATCCACGCGAACTGCGCCAGCAGCAGGTATTTGGGCAGCGAGAGCAGGCGCGCAACGCGCGGCCCGGTGCGCCGGGCAATGCCAAGCCGCGTGCCCAGCCGGGCCAGCAGCGACGAGACGAAGCCCACGGGGCAGATGTACCCGCAAAAGCCCTTGCGCAGCAGCAGGGCCATAAGCAGCACGCCGATGAAGATGAACAGTCCGGCGGGGTGCACCGGGTCCCACTGGCCGGTGACCAGCAGCCGCTTGAAGGCGATCAGCGCGCTGATGGGCAGAAAGCCTTCCACGGAAGGGGGCTTGGGCACGAAGTCTTCGGTTTCGCCCATGGCCCAGCGCACGTACAGGAAAAAGCGCCATCCGGCGTAGAGCAGGAACAGGGAGTAGGCGGCCTGCACGCCAAGGCGGATGCGGGCGGGGGATGGCAGGCGGAACGGGGAACGCGGCACGGAATGCTCCTTGGGGCTTGGGCTGGCGAAACGGGCCGATGGCCCTTGGTACTGGCGGGATACGGCTGGCCGGGCTGGGGGCGTGCCCGAGCCGGGCCGAGCCGGGCCGAGCCGAGTCGGATCGAGCCGAGTCGGGCTTCATCGGGCAGGGCGGCGGGGTGGCACCCACCCCGCGCGCCGATTTTGCGCCCCAAGTGCGAAACTGTCCGTCGGGCAGGCGACAGTTGCGGCACGGCGGGCGCATGGTGTCCGGCATCTGATGGCGGTGCGTGGCCAGGTGCGGAGCCACGGATGCCCGCAGCCACCGTGGCACGGAGGGGCGGGCATGTCCGTGACATGGGTCACGGTGAAGCATGCGGAGCGTTGCGTCCATGCCCTGACGGCGGCGAAAACCGCCATGCCGGGCAGTGGGGCATATGCCTGCCGGGCCAGGGCGTCATCGCCCTCACCATGCCGCGCAAAGGCGAACGGACGGGATATGCCTTCCCGCCCGTTGCGTGCACCGGCTTTCGAGCCTGTGCCCTTGAAAGATGGCGCGTCTACCCCGCGCGGGTCAGGATGGCCCCGGCAACGATGACGCAGGCTGCCACCGCGCGCCAGCGGGTAAGGGGTTCCTTCAGCACCAGCACGGAGATGGCTGCGGCAAACAGCACGCTTGTTTCGCGCAGGGTGGCAACCAGGGCGATGGGGGCGGATGCCATGGCCCAGATGACGATCCAGTATCCGCCAACGGCCATCAAGCCGCCCGCCGCGCCGCCGCGCCAGTTGGCGCGGATGTCCACCAGCCCTTTCCGACCGCGTCGGGCCAGCAGGATGGCGAACATGATCAGGCCGTCGAACAGGAACAGCCACACGGCGTAGCCATGCGGCGTGGCTCCGGCGCGTGCGCCGATGCCGTCGGTGACGGTGTAGCAGGCGATGAACAGAGCGGTGGCCAGCGCAAAGGCCACCGCGCGCCCGACGGGCAGGCCACGGGCGCGTCCGGCCTGTTCGGCCTGTTCGGCCCGTCCGTCTCGTCCACCCTGCCCACCCTGTAAGGACATCAGGCAGATGCCCCCCGCCAGCACGGCCACGCCCGCACTGGCAGCGGGGGAAAGCCGTTCGCCGAAGGCTGTGGCCATGACCAGGGCCACGATGAGTGGCGCGCTGCCACGGGCTATGGGGTAGACCTGTCCCAGGTCGCCCATGCGGTAGGCCTGGGCCAGGAACAGGTTGTACCCGGTGTGAAATGCCAGCGAAGCGGCCAGCCATGGCCATGCGGCGGGCGGCGGAGGGGCGACGAAAGGCAACACCGCCAGGGCCACGCATGTCTCGGTCAGGGTTACTATGGTAACGGCAAGAAACCTGTCCAGGTCCGCCTTGACCATGGCGTTCCATGCCGCGTGCAGTGCGGCGGCGGAAAGGACGGCGACAAGCACGACCGGTTCCATGGGGACCTTCCTCGCTGATGGAGTGGGGGCGGGATGCGTTGGCGTTGCGTCCGTTCCTACGGCAAACGGGGACGGCGTCAAGCCTGCGGGAAGCGGAAGGATGCAGCGGGCCGGGTACGGCGGGCATGGCGGACATGGCGGGCACGGCGCCCTGGAGCGTGGACCCGGAAAACGCGAAACGGACGGCCGGGGCCGTCCGCTTCCTGCGCGGGCCATGGCCGAGCGTGAACCCGGCGCAGGCCGCATGCCCGTGAGGGCGAAAACCGTGTTCTAGTGGTGGTGCGGATCGTTAGGGGTGGTGCACTTGATGTAGCGCAGCGCGATGGCCACGCCCAGAATACCCGCGATGAACCATGCGAAATCCATGACAGCCTCCTTCTGGTGCCCCGGCGCGGAACGCGCGCGGGTTGTGCGCAATTTCCCAATCCTCAGCTCAAGGTGTAGCGGAAAGAATCAGGAAGTTCAAGGGGCTTGCCGCAGGAGGGGGAGGGCTTGCGCGGGGGGCACGGGCGGTACGCGGCGGACACTGGTGCCCGGTCCTGCCCGGATGCACCGGGCGACGGAAGGTTGCGGAGACGCGGGATGTTCGCCGGGATCAGGCCCGGTGCAGGCCTGCTGCCGCAAAGCCCCGCCGGGCCTCGTCCACGAAGCGGCGCAGCCTGTCCGGGCACTTGCGGCCATCCGGGCCTTCCACGCCGGTGTGCGCGTCCACCCCTGCCGGGCGCACCCGCAGGATGGCCGCGCGCACGTTATCCGGATTCAGCCCCCCGGCAAGAATCACCGGGCGGGGCGAGCGGCGCACCAGTTCTGCGCTCACTGCCCAGTCGTGGGTGCGGCCGGTGGCCCCGTCCGCGCCGGTGGCCGGGTCGTGGGTGTCGGTGATGAAGGCGTCGGTCAGGGGGGCCAGTTCGCGCACGGTGTCCAGCAGTTCCGGCAGGTTGCCATCGGTGCGCACCACCAGGCTCTTGATCAGGAACAGGTCCGGCAAAGCGCGCCGCAGCCGGGCCAGTTCGCTGGCCGCCACCGGGCCGTGCAGTTGCAGGCGGCGCAGCCCCAGCGCGCGGCAGAACGCCGCCGCCTCGGCCCCGTCGGTGATGTAGGTGATGCCCACGGCCAGCAGGGGCGGTGCGGGCAGGCGTTCCACCTCGGCCACCAGCCGGGCGGCCTCGGCTTCCGTCAGGTCTTCCGCGTTCACCGGCAGGCGCAGGGGCAGCCCCATGGCGTGCACCCCGGCCTCGCGCAGGGCCAGCGCCTCGGCCATGTCGTGCACGCCCGCCACCTGGATCAGCCCGGTGCAGGGCGCGCCGCGCTCCAGCCGGGGGATGGCGGAAAGCGCGTCGCCGGTCATGCGGTCACGCCGGGCACCATGCCGCCGTCCCCGCGCGGGCCGCAGTGGGTGATGCGGCCATCGGCCAGGCGCAGCACGTGGCTGATTTCCGGAATCAGGTCGCCCTCGTGGTGGGTGACCAGCACCATCTGCACGCCCGCGCGGGCCAGTTGCCCCAGCAGGGCCAGGAACGCGGCGCGGCTGGCCGGGTCCAGCCCGGAGCACGGCTCGTCCAGCAGCAGCAGGTCCGGCGCGCCCGCCAGGGCGCGGGCCAGCAGCACCCGGCGCAACTGCCCGGTGGACAGGGTGCGGATGCGCTGCCCGGCAAGGCCCGCCGCGCCCAGCATGCGTAGCCAGTGGGCGGCCTCGGCCCGCTGGTCGTCGTCCGGCTCGTCGTACAGGCCGATGGTGCCGGAAAATCCGGTAAGCACCAGTTCCTCGGCGGTCAGGTCGTACCCGTAGGTGGCCTGCAACTGGTCGGACACCAGGGCCACGCGGCGGTGCAGCAGGGGCAGGTCGCGCAGGGATGCCTGTTGCGCCTGTTGCGCCTGTTGTGCCTGTCCGCGCCGGGCCACCCCGCAGGATGCCTCGTCCGCGAACCACACGATGTCGCCGCCCACGGCCACGTTTTCCTCGCCGTGCAGCAGGCGCAGCAGGGTGGACTTGCCCGAGCCGTTGGGGCCGATGACGCACCAGTTTTCGCCGCGCCGGATGGTCCAGTCGATGGCATGCAGCACGTGCACCCGTTCGACGAACACGTCGGCGCGTTCGATGCGGGCCAGCACCGGGGCCAGCGCCACACCGCCGTTCACGCCGGGCATGCCGGGCACGGCAATGTCCTTCGTATCCGGGGTGTCCAGCCCGTCCCCCCCGCACACGCCGGAATCGGAGGGCAGGTTGGCCATGACTTCCGCCAGCGGGCCTTCCGCCATGATGCGCCCCCCCTGCACCAGCAGGGCACGGGTGAGGCAGGCGGGCAACTGGTCGGTGCGGTGGGTGGCGAACAGCACGGTCACCCCCAGCGCGGCGGCATGGTCCACGGCGCCCAGCACGGCGGCGCGGGCCGTGGCGTCCAGCCCTTCGCACACCTCGTCCAGCAGCAGCACGGCGGGCTGGCGCACCAGGGCGCGGGCCACCAGCAGCAAGCGCAGTTGCCCCTGCGACATGGCGGGCACCTTGACGTCCAGCAGGTGGGCGGCGCCCAGGCGGCGGGCAAGGTCGCGCGCGGCGGCGATGCGTTCCGCGCCGGGGTCTTCGTAGAGCAAGGGGGTGTCGTAATAGCCGGTGAGCAGCAGTTCCTCGCCGGTGAGCAGCCAGCCCTGGCGCATGTAGCGCTCCTGCTGGGCTGACGACACGCTGGTGCACAGGGCGCGCCCGGCGAGGGGCGACGTTTCGGGATGTGGCAAGGCGTCGTCGCCCGCGGGCGGGAACCAGGTCACCTGCCCCCCGTCGATCTGGTCGGGCCGGGTGGTGCCGCGCACCACGCGCAGCAGGGTGGACTTGCCCGCGCCATTGCGGCCGAATACGGCCCAGCATTCCCCGGCGCGCAGGGTCCAGCATGCGCCGTCCAGGGCGCGGCGCCCGCCGAAGCTGACGCGGACATCATCCAGCACCGCCAGGGGGGCGGCGCGGTCGGCAGGGGGCGAAGGTGTGGTGGTCATGATGATTGGGGATAATGGGAGAAATGGGGAGTGGTACAGGAAGGGCCGGGAACAACGGCGTGCCGTTTGGCGCGCCCCTAGAAAGGCCGCTGGTGCATCACACCCTTCTGAAACCACACGCTGTGCGTGTAGCCGAAGCGGCGGGCGTATTCTTCCAGCTGGTCGAAGCCCCAGGCCACGGTGGAGGTGCAGTGCGCGTCCGAGCCGAAGGTGATGGGCAGTTCCAGTTCGCGGGCCATTTCCATGATGGTGGGGCAGGGATAGATTTCCTTGCACAGCTTGCGCAGCCCGGCAGAGGATATTTCCATGGCCATGCCCGCCGCGCGCAGGGTGGCGAGGGCATCGCGCACCTGCTGGCGCGATTCCGGGCGCTCCAGCCATTCGTGAAAGGCCTCCACCGCGAATATCTTGATGATGTCCGGGTGGGCGGCGATGTTGAACATGCCCGACGCTCCCATGCGGCGCAGGCTGTCGAAATAGCGGACGAAGGCGTCGTGGGTCTGTTCGGGCGCAAGGTCCTTCCAGTCGTCCACGGTGCAGTCGAAGCCCCAGGTGCCCAGAAAGTGGATGCCCCCGATGATGTAGTCGAAGGGGTAGCGGTGGATGGTTTCCGCCGTGAAGGGTTCCTGCCCCGGCAGCCAGTCCATTTCCAGGCCCAGCAGCACGGTCTTGCCGTCCTGCCGTCCATTGGCCAGGGCGCGTACCTCGTCCACGTAGCGGGGAAAGCCTGCCGTCAGTTTGTCGCGGTAGTCCCTGGGATAGGAATAGGCGAGGGGGCGGGGCGAATGTTCGGAAAAGCCGAAGACTTCCATGCCGCGATCCATGGCGGTGGCGAACATTTCCTCCACGGTGGCCTGCCCGTGGGAATGGCTGGTGTGGGTGTGCAGGTCGACGGTGATCACGGCGGTGTGTCCATGGCCGCCCGGTGCTGGCGGGCGGGTTGGGGTGGGATGCTCCGGGGGGATGAGCCGCCCGAACTGGCCTGACGGACTGGTTGCCCGAACTGGCTTGGTGGACTGGCTTGGCGGACGGGCTGCGCGGGGAGCGCTGGTGGTGATTATTCCTTGGGGCGTTCCATGACCCGCACGAAGGCGTTGCGCACGGCCTCGATGATCTGCTCGTCGCGCACCGGATCACGCAGCACGATGGTGCCGGTCTGGGCGTAGCGCGGGGCCAGGTTGTTCAGCGCCAGCGCGTAGATGTCCTGAATGTCCTTGGGGTCCGGGGTGTACACGGGCGGTTCGCGCAGCACCTGTTCCATGGCCTTGATGACCCGCAGTTCGTTGCGGTTGCGGATGTCGGTCAGGTCGATGTCGCCGATGCGGTACTTTTCGCTTCTGGGCGCCATGGGCAGGCCTCCTCGGGTGGGGGGGGGGGATGGATGTCCGGGGGCGAAGGCGCGGGATTTCACCGTGCGCGCTGTGGGGCACCATGCTGCGTATCCACGTCGTGCGTGCGGCACGTGCCGCATTCATGAACATAGCAACGGCGCAGGCTGGTCGCAAGCGCGCGTACCCTTGCCGCAATGCGAAGCCGCCGCCCCTTCGACCCGTGCGGACGAAAGGGCGGCGGCGGGCGTTCGATGCAGCAGACAGGAAAGATGTGCCTGCGGATGGAGCGCGTGGGCAGGTGCTGCGCGCGCATCCCGCCTTCGGCGTCATCCGGTGCCCTGTCCGTCCTGTCCGCGTGGTGAAGCGCTACTCCCCGCCCTTCAGGCGGCGGCGGATTTCCTTGGCAGCCCTGCGTCCCGCGCCCATGGCCAGGATGACCGTGGCCGCGCCGGTAACGATGTCGCCCCCGGCGAACACGTTGGGAATGGAGGTTTCGCCGGTGTTCTCGTCCACCTCGATGTAGCCGCGCCTGCTCAGCTTCAGCTGCGGCGTGGCTTCCAGCAGGATGGGGTTGGGCCGGGTGCCCACGGCGATGATGGCAAGGTCGGTGGGCAGTTCGTAGGTGTCGCCTTCCACCGGCACCGGGCTGCGGCGGCCCGATGCGTCCGGTTCGCCAAGCTGCATGCGTTGCAGGGTGACGCCGGTCAGGCGGCCCATCTCGTCGCCGTGGAAGGCCACGGGATTGGCCAGCAGTTCCAGGATCACGCCTTCTTCCTCGGCGTGTTCCAGTTCCTCGTGCCGGGCGGGCAGTTCGTCGCGGGTGCGGCGATAGACGATGCGCACCGATTCCGCGCCCAGGCGCAGCGCCGTGCGCGCGGCGTCCATGGCCACGTTGCCGCCGCCGTACACCGTCACGTCGCGGCCCTGGTAGACGGGGGTGTCGTAGTCCGGAAAGGCGTAGGCCCGGCCCAGGTTGACGCGGGTAAGATATTCGTTGGCGGAAAACACCCCGGTCAGGTTTTCGCCGGGCACGCCGAGAAAGCGCGGCAGCCCCGCGCCCACGCCGATGAATACGGCGCGGTAGCCTTCCGCGAACAGGTCATCCACGGAAAAGGTGCGGCCACCCACCCAGTTGGTGACGAAATCCACTTCCTGGGTGCGCAGGGCCTGCACTTCCTTTTCCACGATGGCCGATTTCGGCAGGCGGAATTCGGGAATGCCGTACACCAGCACTCCGCCCACCTCGTGCAGGGCCTCGAACACGGTCACCTTGATCCCGCGCGAGGAAAGGTACCCCGCCACGGTCAGGCTGGCCGGGCCGCTGCCGATGCAGGCCACGCGCAGTTCCGGGTCCACCGCCGGGCAGGTCAGCCTGGCGGCAAGGTGGTCGCAGGCGTCGAGGGCCATGTAGGTGTCGGCCACGTAGCGTTCCAGGCGGCCGATGGCCACGGGCTGGCCCTTGGCGTTCAGCACGCAGGCGCCCTCGCACTGGTTTTCCTGCGGGCATACCCGACCGCACACGCCGGGCAGGCTGTTGGTCGACTTGATGGTGCGGTAGGCGCCTTCCAGGTCGCCCTTGGCAAGCTGGCCGATGAAGTCCTTGATGGGCACTTCCACGGGGCAGCCCTTGACGCACTTGGGGTTCTTGCATTGCAGGCAGCGTCGGGCCTCTTCCGTGGCCATCTGCTGCGTGTAGCCCACGGCCACTTCTTCGAAGTTGCGGATGCGCTCCTTGGCGGGCTGGCAGGGCATGTCCACGCGCGGGGTGATCTTGCGGCCCCCGGCGGGCTTGCGTTCGGCGGTGGCGGTCATGGTCTTACTTCTCCCCCGCGCAGGTACACTTGCAGTGGTGGTCGTACGATGCCTTCTCCTGCGGCTTGAAGGCGGCAAGGCGCTGGCGCAGTTCGTTGAAGTCCACCTTGTGGCCGTCGAATTCGGGGCCGTCCACGCAGGCGAAGCGGGTTTCGCCGCCCACGCTCACCCGGCAGGCACCGCACATGCCGATGCCGTCCACCATGATGGAGTTCAGGCTGACCGTGGTCTTCACGCCGAAGGGTTCCGTGGTTTTCGCCACCGCCGCCATCATGGGCACGGGGCCGACGGCCACCACCTCGGACACGGTCTTGTCGGCCTCCAGCCGCTGGCGCAGCAGGTCGGTGACCAGGCCCTTGTGACCGAAGCTGCCGTCGTCGGTGGACACCAGCACTTCGGGGCAGAAGGAGGACAGTTCGTTGTAGAACAGCAGCAGGTCCTTGCTGCGCGCGCCGATGACGGCCACCACGTGGTTGCCCGCCTTGTGGTGCCCCTTGGCGATGTGATGCATGGCCGCGATGCCCGTGCCCCCGCCCACGCAGATGACCGTGCCCGCCTTTTCGATGTGGGTGGGCTTGCCCAG belongs to Nitratidesulfovibrio sp. and includes:
- a CDS encoding zinc metalloprotease HtpX, giving the protein MTSQIKTAMLLALLSGIIIVLGGAMGGKTGIMIALILALVMNVGSYWYSDKIVLSMYGAQEVAPQDAPMLHTMVEELAARAGIPKPRVCVIPEDAPNAFATGRDPAHGVVAVTHGIMRILSPEELKGVLAHEIGHIANRDILVQTVAGVLASVIVSVANMMQWAAIFGFGRSDDEEGGTSPLVAIMMAIVAPIAASLIQFAISRSREYLADETGARLAGNPLYLAGALAKLQAWSQKVPMQHGSQATAHMFIVNPFSGASMASLFSTHPPMEERIARLQAMAARR
- a CDS encoding 4Fe-4S binding protein, whose protein sequence is MPRSPFRLPSPARIRLGVQAAYSLFLLYAGWRFFLYVRWAMGETEDFVPKPPSVEGFLPISALIAFKRLLVTGQWDPVHPAGLFIFIGVLLMALLLRKGFCGYICPVGFVSSLLARLGTRLGIARRTGPRVARLLSLPKYLLLAQFAWISVVSMDVESIEGFLLSPYNFVADTRMLQFFLAPSNTALIVFAVLGVGSLLLPYFWCRVLCPYGALLSLLARLSPVALRRDPAACVDCGRCSRACPAALPVQRLERLSSGECVGCTECISACPVDGCLSVSLPGKRRLPAWSIAAGCVLVLLAAWGIAQALGMWDSPLPQSMARRFHMMLRAGMITH
- a CDS encoding EamA family transporter: MEPVVLVAVLSAAALHAAWNAMVKADLDRFLAVTIVTLTETCVALAVLPFVAPPPPAAWPWLAASLAFHTGYNLFLAQAYRMGDLGQVYPIARGSAPLIVALVMATAFGERLSPAASAGVAVLAGGICLMSLQGGQGGRDGRAEQAEQAGRARGLPVGRAVAFALATALFIACYTVTDGIGARAGATPHGYAVWLFLFDGLIMFAILLARRGRKGLVDIRANWRGGAAGGLMAVGGYWIVIWAMASAPIALVATLRETSVLFAAAISVLVLKEPLTRWRAVAACVIVAGAILTRAG
- a CDS encoding phosphoribosylanthranilate isomerase translates to MTGDALSAIPRLERGAPCTGLIQVAGVHDMAEALALREAGVHAMGLPLRLPVNAEDLTEAEAARLVAEVERLPAPPLLAVGITYITDGAEAAAFCRALGLRRLQLHGPVAASELARLRRALPDLFLIKSLVVRTDGNLPELLDTVRELAPLTDAFITDTHDPATGADGATGRTHDWAVSAELVRRSPRPVILAGGLNPDNVRAAILRVRPAGVDAHTGVEGPDGRKCPDRLRRFVDEARRGFAAAGLHRA
- a CDS encoding ATP-binding cassette domain-containing protein, giving the protein MTTTPSPPADRAAPLAVLDDVRVSFGGRRALDGACWTLRAGECWAVFGRNGAGKSTLLRVVRGTTRPDQIDGGQVTWFPPAGDDALPHPETSPLAGRALCTSVSSAQQERYMRQGWLLTGEELLLTGYYDTPLLYEDPGAERIAAARDLARRLGAAHLLDVKVPAMSQGQLRLLLVARALVRQPAVLLLDEVCEGLDATARAAVLGAVDHAAALGVTVLFATHRTDQLPACLTRALLVQGGRIMAEGPLAEVMANLPSDSGVCGGDGLDTPDTKDIAVPGMPGVNGGVALAPVLARIERADVFVERVHVLHAIDWTIRRGENWCVIGPNGSGKSTLLRLLHGEENVAVGGDIVWFADEASCGVARRGQAQQAQQAQQASLRDLPLLHRRVALVSDQLQATYGYDLTAEELVLTGFSGTIGLYDEPDDDQRAEAAHWLRMLGAAGLAGQRIRTLSTGQLRRVLLARALAGAPDLLLLDEPCSGLDPASRAAFLALLGQLARAGVQMVLVTHHEGDLIPEISHVLRLADGRITHCGPRGDGGMVPGVTA
- a CDS encoding histidinol-phosphatase — protein: MITVDLHTHTSHSHGQATVEEMFATAMDRGMEVFGFSEHSPRPLAYSYPRDYRDKLTAGFPRYVDEVRALANGRQDGKTVLLGLEMDWLPGQEPFTAETIHRYPFDYIIGGIHFLGTWGFDCTVDDWKDLAPEQTHDAFVRYFDSLRRMGASGMFNIAAHPDIIKIFAVEAFHEWLERPESRQQVRDALATLRAAGMAMEISSAGLRKLCKEIYPCPTIMEMARELELPITFGSDAHCTSTVAWGFDQLEEYARRFGYTHSVWFQKGVMHQRPF
- a CDS encoding late competence development ComFB family protein, with product MAPRSEKYRIGDIDLTDIRNRNELRVIKAMEQVLREPPVYTPDPKDIQDIYALALNNLAPRYAQTGTIVLRDPVRDEQIIEAVRNAFVRVMERPKE
- the gltA gene encoding NADPH-dependent glutamate synthase, whose amino-acid sequence is MTATAERKPAGGRKITPRVDMPCQPAKERIRNFEEVAVGYTQQMATEEARRCLQCKNPKCVKGCPVEVPIKDFIGQLAKGDLEGAYRTIKSTNSLPGVCGRVCPQENQCEGACVLNAKGQPVAIGRLERYVADTYMALDACDHLAARLTCPAVDPELRVACIGSGPASLTVAGYLSSRGIKVTVFEALHEVGGVLVYGIPEFRLPKSAIVEKEVQALRTQEVDFVTNWVGGRTFSVDDLFAEGYRAVFIGVGAGLPRFLGVPGENLTGVFSANEYLTRVNLGRAYAFPDYDTPVYQGRDVTVYGGGNVAMDAARTALRLGAESVRIVYRRTRDELPARHEELEHAEEEGVILELLANPVAFHGDEMGRLTGVTLQRMQLGEPDASGRRSPVPVEGDTYELPTDLAIIAVGTRPNPILLEATPQLKLSRRGYIEVDENTGETSIPNVFAGGDIVTGAATVILAMGAGRRAAKEIRRRLKGGE
- a CDS encoding sulfide/dihydroorotate dehydrogenase-like FAD/NAD-binding protein, whose protein sequence is MPCKILEKERLIPGQTSKLVIDAPHIAKKALPGNFVILRVCEKGERIPLTIADADPERGTITIVYLVMGKSTALLETLDAGDSILDLCGPLGKPTHIEKAGTVICVGGGTGIAAMHHIAKGHHKAGNHVVAVIGARSKDLLLFYNELSSFCPEVLVSTDDGSFGHKGLVTDLLRQRLEADKTVSEVVAVGPVPMMAAVAKTTEPFGVKTTVSLNSIMVDGIGMCGACRVSVGGETRFACVDGPEFDGHKVDFNELRQRLAAFKPQEKASYDHHCKCTCAGEK